One window of Paroedura picta isolate Pp20150507F chromosome 2, Ppicta_v3.0, whole genome shotgun sequence genomic DNA carries:
- the XIRP2 gene encoding xin actin-binding repeat-containing protein 2 isoform X3: MALYQAAVTKVESSNASPNALEESEACRIPGGLASVKNQFERGESVSSQNAQFQYQHKSVQKVTNRSHAKVSSSSKQASLNEETSQATQVETIQSEMVSQHEEASFEVNEASNVTQFVEETVINEVVDEEVPKISTQSLKQHFEKTAQGKTFHSGRESGTPAKQIKIENEYQQMAQPSAAFSSSAVRSASANRQQDMYMARKTDYASAASTTTYSNSSKYGSTEEFPPPPSPDLLQVPSEMTEFSQSPEPSPSPSKHTVPKDLYSKQRNLYELKRLYKHIHPELRKNLEKDYFNDICEIVSSDVETSSSVAGDVRQAKYLFENTGSSPQKCMSPEREYLEWDEILKGEVQSMRWIFENQPLDSIKDESPDPSNVKSIADQEIIAGGDVKYTTWMFETQPIDALSAHSSDNTESEDKIPELARGDVRTATWMFETQPLDSMNKIHLEKEHESDELTTEEIAGGDVKTVKYMFETQHLDRLGQLYSVDEAKLLQLRSELKEIKGEVKRCIRHFETLPMYVIRNDLGQMLEIKTVHREELERGDVRTVRWMFETQPLDTINKDSLEIKVVRGISMEENVKGEVGKAKWLFETQPLDTIKEESEVSVMEKEVIVGTDVCGKCWLFETQPLDALKESEDTAPLQTEEIIGGDVNTTKHLFETLPMDMLKDSPDVGTLHKMAATEEEKGDVQHQKLIFETKPLEQIREERKEFIRTVKLEEIDRGNVSSCKHAFESCKLSKRDDTHKIHVEGVTRGAVKLNTDVFETTPLYAIQDRLGKYHEVKTIRQEEVLRGDVRNCRWLFETRPIDQFDESTEKIQIIKGISSQEVQSGDVKTAKWLFETQPLDSIKYFSNVEDDESQTQMDSTEVVKGDVRMCRWLFETQPMESLYDKEEAVTDDEEIHRGDVKTCTWLFETQPLDAIGEDSERVMKLQTVKQEEIQGSDVRTACFLFETENLENIQGEESKELKQIVEIDIQPGDVSTMRHKFENQTLDSINLSTEEVLNKIKTMQREDIQKGNVLHCCWLFENQPIDEITENHEDRTSIKTVTDVQGGNVQKGCFIFETFSLDQIKDESSTDISTKKTVSEEEITKGDVKNYRMLFETQPLYAIQDKEGYYHEVTTVKKEEVIHGDVRGTRWLFETKPLGSINKSDNVYVIKSVTQEDIQKGDVNSVRYRFETQPLDTISDEEKLIIPTVDHVQGGDVKASKKLFESEETKEGMYIRTVSVSEIQQGNVKTSTWLFETHTIDEIRGEGSEYKDVKTVTKEEVEEGDVQHAVWLFENQPLDSIKETDENDARIAREEIPQVDVKTTTWLFETTPFHEFNESKIEKEEVIGKNVKETLKELYSHKMVESHGIILEADEIGDVRMTKYKLMNQEAPEIQKEEIIRGDLANIMMNLLSKSSPVEREAKVSEEEKGNVNLTKEQLLNRSTDIHIDKEEVVKGDIQEAIKNLFSKSSSAKSGILIQENERGDINMTVYSLFHKKDSTKIQQDEVIGGDVRRTIHSLLSSAVNNEITERAKIDDSERGNVQFFTTCIEAGALDYLKQLQTGANETFTSRNQDEEEEEEIIGGDVEGTKLLLKKKKSQIQRTVNETDIIPGDVCNAVKIFMTEPQNSSCHVCKEEIIKGDLKAALNSLSQAINQTTVTEKEEIIKADILTILKSLEESAYRLKETEKPDVIPGDIKQAIESLEKARQAKNEVLREEVVRGDLESTLWSLKAAQQSFQEIGKEEIVKGDTQAALESFQRTSTGRKTTQYQVGVCGDAKRSTDAVFEPSQQLAKNQVNVIEKLQNHIKSHEAHHQRIETESKSFLSKDSKAIHLDQKWNTKADESDKRNVKVLSNSQHKVTEKADKAMGRVKVQNTVKKEAKTRSDHSVVTQSASCSTVQKNERGEKLEASRILSKDSISSVEPSIKQMPDTTGQKEMRGKTKPYSYTHMNHHRGAEQVVNMSMGIISKATGHFQNQEVHQERKQCSKEVCEERKTNIKANQAAVSMASGQNLKTNQKVRVTQETHGQFQEAKRKQNSNVIQQHEKSMARFRGKEKGDLAEYNFRSLVKNPHNPNQNAGNLDRSEIDSPPPPPPPPSPPPSVTSSEADLPLPPPPPLTHLMMSSDRQSFPSPPPPIGQAKTEVDHFPPPPPSVEDKSESESVSSLPPSPLPQPSVIPQPKQKKEHFLKHLDKTLQQSIQAHAGIRPSRVPSIKKPPPKSFTKQSEEHPLDMPHEIEPEDQICKGRDVTKTVEESTMVTNVASCEQKEQRACTRADEVRRPSSVTDAVKPETSPMKKRSQFLLVRSPSLPSETTQATPKTYVRKFKTPLMIAEEKYRQQREVMEKKQVQESCQLTARRNSEASVSSVQTESAASLLEPKPSGQYQSHVQDPLTSAAPERTMPSETKDQDKLQDVVLYDHEPQPTSQIAATRQSQSILKTSTEEQIRNKTTCDMESLTKYEASSKKVHSHKEQVVCKTEQHEDEECQQMSKNKTASPTFRIRTIKLPTLDQRFGEMHTDTLTQREQEEHSSLAVRKQHIQEKQKGNRSSSISKKESLAKANSQGQVDEKVQLENPLLKFTQDRHKITGKESSEVKQRLVQRKETGKEEIKQQSVSQALGGKQSQVITFPKEEKIIIQRKQEEVSNKSEKMVKQKVIDMHESTQASQQEKNLSLEAKYLSQETRSLEGKEYAGEKTLQLKRGPLKTAEPKQAIVQKKIALSNSLGGMPQNHEKSPGDILEFLRKREEVHQVLSRVKQFEMEPNKNGIQTFQVFLSGIPEWLVKQEMKQKLTSIAQENNFDKMKEELTVIKDQGAQILQWCENAIQTAMMSTKTMKPRKGSLNVGGSSQNIAELSIGSSKKRPQVTKEAIKEAEAHQEVKLINARRHTENITTSSSSLRTRAPSPTYITIESRRIESPLREPLSPAQRETTPVPPSPPPRSTTPTSKYQQSVASPSPSPSPPRQRSEQLAKLKDTTVKLSQGATPNRSVTPIPIMEKRSEIVKSPASLRRQIKLEPRQSDSLSSKMSPIKESQITAGTVKKSQEMHRELETSKTLVNKKTGYIPEGFKPQRANADFVSVAQKYEAPKVDPKGLVPRFEASEQMIHTGRESEVSERSGHRSEDKIGILLENVDKPVAEVKSKKKCVENGVISGKLREERRRFRRDETGQAARGREMQKEGFQKTAGKWQREPKENKPSTQKQCAVKECSFEPVACFDAKSRGEGSAGTETFENSTVESRTAASRSRRADGLQSGFGFKRAPPTYEDVISGHILDISAAESPEELLKNFQKTWQESERVFKSLGYTMSDAAETEVRSSFHEEAEFLSETARSGKGNLPTLSKESLSNGVSGGRQTDLS; this comes from the exons TGATCAATGAAGTTGTGGATGAAGAGGTTCCCAAGATCTCTACACAATCCTTAAAGCAACATTTTGAAAAAACAGCCCAGGGAAAGACATTTCACTCTGGCAGAGAGAGCGGAACACCTGCAAAGCAGATCAAG ATTGAAAATGAATACCAACAAATGGCCCAGCCTTCGGCAGCCTTTTCTTCTTCCGCTGTCAGATCTGCTTCAGCAAATAGACAACAGGATATGTACATGGCAAGAAAAACTGACTATGCGTCTGCGGCCTCAACCACAACCTACAGCAACTCTTCTAAGTATGGGAGCACAGAGGAGTTTCCtcctccaccctctccagactTACTACAAGTTCCATCTGAAATGACAGAGTTTTCCCAGTCCCCTGAACCCTCCCCCTCTCCATCGAAGCACACCGTCCCCAAAGATTTGTATTCCAAGCAACGAAATCTCTATGAATTGAAACGTTTATACAAACACATTCACCCAGAATTGAGAAAAAATTTAGAAAAAGATTATTTCAATGATATTTGTGAGATTGTGTCTAGTGATGTAGAAACCAGTAGCTCAGTAGCAGGAGATGTACGTCAAGCCAAGTACCTCTTTGAAAACACAGGAAGCAGCCCACAGAAGTGCATGAGTCCAGAGAGAGAGTACTTGGAATGGGATGAAATCCTAAAAGGAGAGGTTCAGTCCATGAGGTGGATCTTTGAGAATCAGCCTTTAGATTCAATCAAAGATGAATCCCCTGACCCAAGCAACGTTAAAAGCATTGCGGATCAAGAAATCATCGCAGGTGGAGATGTGAAATATACCACATGGATGTTTGAAACACAACCCATAGATGCGCTCAGTGCGCATTCCTCAGACAATACAGAAAGTGAAGACAAAATTCCTGAATTGGCTCGAGGAGATGTCCGCACAGCCACCTGGATGTTTGAAACTCAGCCGTTGGATTCCATGAATAAAATTCACCTTGAGAAAGAACATGAATCTGATGAACTCACCACTGAGGAAATTGCTGGTGGAGATGTCAAAACAGTGAAGTATATGTTTGAAACCCAGCATCTGGATAGACTTGGGCAGCTGTACTCGGTGGATGAAGCCAAGTTGCTACAGCTGAGGTCTGAGCTAAAGGAGATCAAAGGTGAGGTGAAGAGATGCATCAGACATTTTGAGACTCTGCCCATGTATGTTATTAGGAATGATTTAGGCCAAATGCTCGAGATTAAAACTGTTCACAGAGAAGAACTTGAGAGAGGAGATGTCAGAACAGTGCGCTGGATGTTTGAAACACAGCCGCTAGACACGATTAACAAAGACTCTCTGGAAATCAAAGTTGTCCGTGGAATCTCTATGGAGGAGAATGTCAAAGGTGAAGTGGGCAAGGCAAAATGGCTTTTTGAAACGCAGCCTTTGGACACTATTAAAGAGGAGTCTGAAGTCTCTGTGATGGAAAAAGAAGTCATTGTAGGTACTGATGTCTGTGGCAAATGCTGGCTTTTTGAGACTCAGCCTCTTGATGCCTTGAAAGAAAGTGAAGATACAGCTCCCTTGCAGACTGAAGAAATAATAGGAGGGGATGTAAATACTACTAAACACTTGTTTGAAACATTGCCAATGGACATGCTAAAAGACAGCCCAGATGTTGGAACActtcataaaatggctgccactgaggaagaaaaaggagatgTGCAGCACCAGAAACTGATTTTTGAAACTAAACCTCTAGAACAGAttagagaggagagaaaagaattCATAAGAACTGTGAAACTGGAGGAAATCGACAGGGGAAATGTGAGCAGCTGCAAGCATGCCTTTGAATCTTGTAAGTTAAGCAAACGTGatgacacacacaaaatccaTGTTGAAGGTGTGACAAGAGGGGCAGtcaaattaaacacagatgtatTTGAAACAACTCCACTGTATGCAATACAGGACAGACTTGGGAAATATCATGAGGTGAAAACAATTCGACAAGAAGAAGTCTTAAGAGGGGATGTGAGAAACTGCCGGTGGCTCTTTGAGACCAGACCCATCGATCAGTTTGATGAGAGTACTGAAAAAATTCAGATTATTAAAGGAATATCTTCCCAGGAAGTCCAGTCAGGCGACGTGAAGACAGCAAAATGGCTGTTTGAAACTCAGCCTCTTGACTCTATTAAATACTTTTCTAATGTGGAAGATGATGAGAGCCAAACTCAAATGGATTCCACAGAAGTTGTCAAAGGGGATGTCAGAATGTGTAGGTGGCTATTCGAGACCCAACCCATGGAATCCTTGTATGACAAAGAAGAGGCAGTGACTGATGATGAAGAGATACACAGAGGAGATGTCAAAACCTGTACCTGGCTCTTTGAAACTCAGCCTCTTGATGCAATAGGAGAAGACTCGGAAAGAGTCATGAAACTGCAGACAGTGAAGCAGGAAGAAATCCAGGGTAGTGACGTCCGCACTGCGTGTTTCCTTTTTGAGACAGAAAACCTAGAGAATATACAAGGAGAAGAAAGTAAGGAACTCAAGCAAATTGTAGAAATTGATATCCAGCCTGGAGATGTCTCCACCATGAGACATAAATTTGAAAACCAAACATTAGACTCTATAAACCTCAGCACAGAAGAAGTACTGAACAAAATTAAGACCATGCAGCGTGAAGATATACAAAAGGGGAATGTTTTGCATTGCTGTTGGCTTTTTGAGAATCAGCCTATCGATGAAATAACAGAGAATCACGAGGACAGGACATCCATTAAAACGGTTACAGATGTGCAAGGTGGAAATGTGCAAAAGGGTTGTTTTATCTTTGAGACATTTTCTTTGGACCAGATTAAAGATGAATCTTCTACAGACATAAGCACCAAGAAAACAGTAAGCGAAGAAGAAATAACAAAGGGAGATGTGAAAAACTATAGAATGCTCTTTGAGACCCAGCCACTTTATGCGATTCAGGACAAGGAAGGGTATTATCATGAGGTGACTACTGTTAAGAAGGAAGAAGTGATTCATGGGGATGTACGTGGAACTCGGTGGCTGTTCGAAACAAAGCCTCTGGGGTCAATAAACAAATCTGATAATGTATATGTTATAAAATCAGTCACCCAAGAGGATATCCAGAAAGGAGATGTTAATTCTGTCAGATATAGATTTGAAACACAGCCGTTGGATACAATTTCTGATGAGGAAAAATTAATCATCCCCACAGTAGACCACGTCCAAGGTGGTGACGTGAAGGCCAGCAAGAAGTTGTTTGAGTCTGAAGAGACCAAAGAAGGCATGTACATAAGAACAGTGAGTGTCAGTGAAATACAACAAGGCAACGTCAAAACATCCACTTGGTTATTTGAAACACACACCATCGACGAAATTAGAGGAGAGGGGTCAGAGTACAAAGATGTTAAGACAGTAACAAAGGAAGAGGTAGAAGAAGGCGATGTTCAGCATGCAGTGTGGCTTTTCGAAAACCAGCCTTTAGACTCCATCAAGGAGACGGATGAAAATGATGCGAGGATAGCTAGGGAAGAAATCCCACAGGTAGATGTCAAGACCACAACATGGCTTTTTGAAACCACACCTTTCCACGAATTCAATGAAAGcaaaatagaaaaggaagaagTCATTGGGAAAAACGTGAAAGAGACTTTAAAGGAACTGTATTCTCACAAAATGGTGGAGTCTCATGGAATTATCTTGGAGGCAGATGAAATTGGAGATGTCCGAATGACAAAGTATAAACTGATGAATCAAGAGGCTCCTGAAATACAAAAGGAAGAGATTATTAGAGGAGATCTGGCCAACATTATGATGAACTTGCTGTCCAAAAGCAGCCCGGTCGAAAGAGAAGCGAAAGTCAGTGAAGAAGAAAAGGGCAATGTGAATTTGACCAAAGAGCAGTTGCTGAATAGGTCCACAGATATTCACATTGACAAGGAAGAAGTGGTAAAGGGTGATATACAGGAAGCCATTAAAAACCTGTTTAGTAAGAGCAGCTCAGCAAAAAGTGGGATTTTAATTCAGGAGAATGAGAGAGGTGATATTAACATGACAGTATATTCTCTCTTTCACAAAAAGGATAGCACTAAAATCCAGCAAGATGAAGTCATAGGTGGTGACGTGAGGCGTACGATTCACAGCCTCCTGTCCTCTGCAGTGAATAATGAAATAACAGAAAGAGCTAAAATAGATGATTCAGAAAGAGGCAACGTTCAGTTTTTCACAACATGCATAGAAGCTGGGGCTCTGGACTATCTGAAGCAACTCCAGACAGGGGCAAATGAAACATTTACCAGTAGGAATCAggacgaggaggaagaggaagaaataatCGGTGGCGATGTTGAAGGTACGAAGCTGTTACTTAAGAAAAAGAAGTCTCAGATTCAACGCACAGTTAACGAAACCGACATCATCCCTGGAGATGTGTGTAATGCAGTCAAAATCTTTATGACCGAGCCGCAAAATTCATCTTGTCATGTATGCAAAGAAGAAATTataaaaggtgatttgaaggcgGCATTAAATTCTCTCAGTCAGGCCATAAATCAAACCACTGTCACAGAGAAGGAAGAAATTATAAAAGCTGATATCCTCACAATTCTCAAGTCACTTGAAGAATCTGCTTATCGACTGAAAGAAACGGAAAAACCTGATGTCATCCCTGGTGATATTAAGCAGGCGATTGAATCTCTGGAGAAAGCAAGACAGGCAAAAAACGAAGTCCTGAGAGAAGAGGTTGTTCGAGGTGACCTTGAGTCCACCTTATGGTCTTTAAAAGCAGCTCAGCAATCTTTCCAGGAGATAGGCAAGGAAGAAATAGTCAAAGGAGATACTCAAGCAGCTTTAGAGAGCTTCCAAAGAACATCTACAGGAAGAAAAACAACACAATACCAAGTGGGAGTATGTGGAGATGCGAAAAGGAGCACTGATGCTGTCTTTGAACCTTCTCAGCAGTTGGCCAAGAACCAGGTTAATGTGATTGAAAAGCTACAAAACCATATTAAATCCCATGAAGCACATCATCAAAGAATTGAAACTGAAAGCAAGAGCTTTCTCAGCAAAGACAGCAAAGCAATCCATTTAGATCAGAAATGGAACACAAAGGCAGATGAGTCAGATAAGAGAAATGTGAAGGTCTTATCTAATTCCCAACACAAGGTCACTGAAAAAGCAGATAAAGCGATGGGTAGAGTCAAAGTCCAGAACACTGTGAAAAAGGAAGCAAAGACTCGTAGTGATCACTCTGTAGTTACTCAGTCGGCTTCTTGTAGTACTGTTCAGAAGAATGAAAGAGGAGAGAAATTGGAGGCAAGCAGAATACTGAGTAAGGACAGCATATCAAGTGTGGAACCGTCTATAAAACAAATGCCTGACACAACTGGTCAGAAAGAGATGAGAGGAAAAACAAAACCATACAGCTACACTCATATGAACCATCATAGAGGTGCAGAGCAAGTGGTCAACATGTCAATGGGCATCATTTCAAAGGCGACTGGTCATTTTCAAAATCAAGAGGTACACCAAGAAAGAAAACAGTGTTCAAAAGAGGTTTGTGAAGAGAGAAAAACCAACATTAAAGCAAACCAAGCTGCAGTTTCCATGGCATCGGGACAAAATCTAAAAACCAATCAGAAAGTCAGAGTCACACAGGAAACGCATGGCCAGTTTCAAGAAGCCAAAAGGAAGCAAAACTCAAATGTTATCCAGCAACATGAGAAATCTATGGCAAGGtttaggggaaaggaaaagggggacTTGGCTGAATACAACTTCAGAAGTCTGGTGAAAAATCCTCACAACCCAAACCAAAATGCTGGAAATCTGGACAGATCCGAAATTGattctccacctccacctccacccccaccttcACCCCCACCCTCAGTGACTTCATCTGAAGCAGATCTTCCtctaccaccacctcctcctctaaCACATTTAATGATGTCTTCTGACAGACAAAGCtttccttccccaccaccaccaataggACAGGCTAAAACAGAGGTTGACCATTTCCCTCCTCCACCACCCTCAGTAGAAGACAAATCTGAAAGTGAATCAGTGTCTtctttgcctccttcccctcttcctcaGCCGTCTGTGATTCCTCAGccaaaacagaagaaagaacacTTCTTAAAGCACCTAGACAAAACACTGCAGCAATCAATTCAAGCTCATGCTGGCATTCGACCCAGTAGGGTTCCGTCCATTAAGAAACCTCCACCGAAAAGCTTTACAAAACAGTCAGAAGAACATCCACTTGATATGCCTCACGAAATTGAGCCTGAGGATCAGATATGCAAAGGGAGGGATGTGACAAAGACTGTGGAAGAAAGCACCATGGTGACTAATGTTGCTAGTTGTGAACAGAAAGAGCAAAGAGCCTGCACAAGAGCAGACGAGGTTAGGCGGCCTTCCTCAGTCACAGATGCTGTCAAGCCAGAGACCTCACCAATGAAGAAAAGAAGTCAATTTCTACTGGTGagatctccttccctcccatcagAGACAACACAGGCGACGCCCAAGACATATGTACGAAAATTTAAAACCCCTTTAATGATTGCAGAAGAGAAATACAGGCAACAAAGGGAGGTGATGGAGAAAAAGCAAGTACAAGAGTCTTGTCAACTCACTGCGAGACGAAATAGTGAAGCTTCTGTAAGCTCAGTTCAGACAGAGTCAGCAGCATCTCTGCTGGAACCCAAACCATCTGGGCAGTATCAATCCCATGTTCAAGACCCATTGACCTCTGCAGCTCCAGAAAGGACTATGCCTTCTGAGACCAAAGATCAGGACAAACTACAAGATGTGGTCCTGTATGATCATGAGCCACAGCCCACTTCACAGATAGCAGCCACCAGACAGTCTCAAAGCATCCTCAAAACCTCAACAGAGGAACAGATTAGAAACAAAACTACATGCGATATGGAAAGCCTGACAAAATATGAAGCATCTTCTAAGAAGGTGCACTCTCACAAGGAACAGGTGGTGTGCAAGACTGAGCAACACGAGGATGAGGAGTGTCAACAAATGTCCAAAAACAAAACGGCATCCCCTACTTTCAGAATCCGAACTATCAAACTTCCCACTTTGGATCAACGGTTTGGTGAAATGCACACGGACACCCTGACACAGAGGGAGCAAGAGGAGCACAGCAGCCTAGCTGTCCGCAAACAACACATTCaagaaaaacagaagggaaaCAGAAGCAGCTCCATTAGCAAAAAAGAAAGCCTTGCCAAGGCAAACAGTCAGGGGCAGGTTGATGAGAAGGTGCAGCTGGAAAATCCACTTCTGAAATTCACTCAAGACAGGCACAAAATAACCGGCAAAGAGTCCAGTGAAGTGAAACAAAGGTTAGTTCAAAGGAAAGaaacagggaaagaagaaattaaaCAACAGAGTGTCTCTCAGGCTCTGGGAGGAAAGCAGAGCCAAGTAATTACTTTTCCtaaagaagagaaaataataaTTCAACGAAAACAAGAGGAAGTGAGCAATAAATCAGAAAAAATGGTCAAGCAAAAGGTAATTGACATGCATGAGAGCACACAGGCTTCTCAACAAGAGAAAAACTTGAGTCTGGAAGCAAAATACTTGTCCCAGGAAACCAGGAGTCTGGAAGGGAAGGAGTATGCTGGAGAAAAAACCCTGCAACTCAAAAGGGGCCCTCTTAAGACAGCAGAGCCAAAACAAGCAATTGTCCAGAAAAAAATAGCCCTGTCTAATTCCCTAGGAGGAATGCCACAGAATCATGAGAAAAGCCCAGGAGATATCTTAGAGTTCTTGAGGAAGCGTGAGGAAGTTCATCAGGTCCTGTCCAGAGTGAAGCAGTTTGAAATGGAACCCAATAAAAATGGGATCCAAACTTTCCAGGTGTTCTTAAGTGGTATTCCAGAGTGgctggtcaaacaagagatgaaacAAAAGTTGACTTCTATTGCACAGGAGAATAACTTTGACAAGATGAAGGAAGAGCTGACAGTCATTAAAGACCAGGGTGCTCAGATACTTCAGTGGTGTGAAAATGCAATCCAGACAGCCATGATGTCCACAAAAACCATGAAACCTAGGAAAGGCTCCCTTAATGTTGGAGGATCATCACAAAATATAGCTGAGCTGAGCATTGGCTCTAGTAAAAAACGACCTCAGGTGACCAAAGAGGCAATCAAAGAGGCAGAAGCACATCAGGAAGTGAAACTTATCAATGCACGTAGGCACACCGAAAACATAACTACTTCTTCATCTTCATTAAGGACCCGGGCACCTTCACCTACTTACATTACAATAGAGTCAAGGCGTATTGAATCTCCCCTCCGGGAGCCTCTGTCTCCTGCCCAAAGGGAAACGACTCCAGTCCCACCATCGCCACCGCCTCGATCTACCACACCAACATCTAAATATCAACAGTcggtggcctctccctctccctctccttctccaccaAGACAACGTTCAGAACAACTTGCCAAGCTCAAGGATACCACTGTGAAACTGTCCCAAGGAGCGACCCCAAACAGATCAGTGACCCCCATTCCCATTATGGAGAAAAGGTCTGAGATCGTTAAATCTCCCGCAAGTCTCCGTCGACAAATCAAGCTTGAGCCAAGGCAATCGGATAGTTTGTCTTCGAAGATGTCGCCTATCAAGGAATCGCAAATAACTGCTGGTACAGTGAAGAAAAGTCAAGAAATGCACAGAGAACTGGAAACAAGCAAGACGCTTGTCAACAAAAAGACAGGATACATTCCAGAAGGCTTCAAGCCACAAAGAGCAAATGCGGACTTTGTTTCTGTTGCTCAAAAATACGAAGCTCCTAAGGTTGATCCCAAAGGACTCGTGCCTCGGTTTGAAGCATCTGAACAGATGATTCACACAGGAAGAGAATCAGAGGTGTCTGAAAGATCAGGCCACAGGAGTGAAGATAAAATAGGTATACTGTTAGAAAACGTTGATAAACCAGTAGCAGAGGTGAAATCAAAGAAAAAATGTGTTGAAAATGGTGTGATTAGTGGGAAACTCAGGGAAGAGAGGCGCCGGTTTCGAAGGGATGAAACGGGCCAAGCTGCTCGCGGAAGGGAAATGCAAAAAGAAGGTTTCCAAAAGACTGCAGGCAAGTGGCAGAGAGAACCAAAGGAAAATAAACCTTCCACGCAAAAGCAGTGCGCAGTCAAAGAGTGCTCCTTTGAGCCCGTGGCGTGCTTTGATGCCAAGTCTCGCGGTGAAGGCTCTGCTGGCACGGAGACATTTGAGAACAGCACTGTGGAATCGAGGACCGCCGCCTCCAGATCACGACGTGCAGATGGGCTGCAGTCCGGATTTGGCTTCAAACGTGCGCCTCCAACGTATGAGGATGTCATCTCAGGACACATCTTGGATATCTCCGCTGCAGAGTCCCCCGAAGAGCTGCTGAAGAATTTCCAAAAGACTTGGCAAGAAAGCGAGAGAGTGTTTAAAAGCCTGGGCTACACGATGTCTGACGCCGCGGAAACAGAAGTGAGAAGTAGCTTCCATGAGGAAgcagagtttctcagtg AAACTGCACGTTCAGGGAAAGGAAACCTGCCTACTTTGTCAAAAGAGAGTTTATCCAATGGAGTGTCTGGTGGCCGACAAACAGACCTTTCATAA